In Mycolicibacterium mucogenicum DSM 44124, the following are encoded in one genomic region:
- a CDS encoding cellulase family glycosylhydrolase, whose amino-acid sequence MYWSLRGLVRACALRGIIAILPIALICAYAPPSSGPSNLTAQIENTAEIVSSPSTIGIADSGLYGQTQAQIDQTLDTLQSIGVQDIRVFVPWIFVEPAQGTYNWSYMDMVMQAAADRNMGVMVEIASTPTWAGSSTSITGAGTPDPATYASFATEVAKRYGSIISAYEIWNEPNYVLSSDPIDATAYAALLKAAYPAIKAVDPTATVVAGALGSVISFGSITLDPVTFVKEMLAAGASGYFDALSFHPYQESLPFSSGSGVANSPLTQLNAIYQLLQQYGDGNLKIWISEFGASTNDVSEQTQADLIKNLLDTWQTLAYAGPVFIYTAQDGVAGADGFGIYNADWTPKLAVAVIEAAIKEYASSAAGGVGSTVGGIVSGVTAIAQSLASLLKSISLAIQGEFQQLGKAINAWATAVSAHLSGTLPTTTPLAAKAAVTATAATASVATTAAAAESGTTESTETASTATKVKKRAKGTGADAASTASDSTAASDAAAGKTSDTKAEGKASDTDADGKTSDTTAAADSSGKTSGKPRKDDGSTSHPKGTGGKTAKSDQAAKSDKSDQAAKSDKPDKSGTAASDATPPVVEKRSHRHSDASAKSSSDN is encoded by the coding sequence ATGTATTGGTCGCTGCGCGGATTGGTCCGTGCCTGTGCGCTTCGCGGCATTATCGCGATACTCCCGATCGCGCTGATCTGCGCGTACGCGCCGCCGTCGAGCGGGCCGTCGAATCTGACCGCCCAGATCGAGAACACCGCGGAAATCGTGTCGTCGCCGTCGACCATCGGGATCGCGGACTCAGGGTTGTACGGGCAGACCCAGGCGCAGATCGACCAGACACTCGACACCCTGCAGTCCATCGGGGTTCAGGACATTCGGGTCTTCGTGCCGTGGATTTTCGTCGAACCTGCGCAGGGCACCTACAACTGGTCCTACATGGACATGGTCATGCAGGCCGCGGCGGACCGGAACATGGGCGTCATGGTGGAGATCGCCAGCACGCCGACATGGGCGGGCTCCTCGACGTCCATCACGGGTGCCGGCACACCGGACCCCGCCACGTACGCGTCATTCGCGACCGAGGTGGCCAAGCGGTACGGCTCGATCATCTCGGCATACGAGATCTGGAACGAGCCGAACTACGTGCTGTCCTCGGACCCCATCGACGCAACCGCCTATGCGGCGCTGCTCAAGGCGGCCTACCCGGCGATCAAGGCGGTCGACCCGACCGCCACCGTGGTCGCCGGTGCGCTCGGCAGCGTCATCAGCTTCGGCAGCATCACGCTGGATCCGGTGACGTTCGTCAAGGAGATGCTGGCTGCCGGCGCCTCCGGCTACTTCGACGCGTTGTCGTTCCATCCGTATCAGGAGTCGCTGCCCTTCTCGTCGGGCTCCGGCGTCGCGAATTCCCCACTGACACAACTGAATGCGATCTATCAGCTCCTGCAGCAGTACGGCGACGGCAACCTCAAGATCTGGATCAGCGAGTTCGGCGCATCGACCAACGACGTCAGCGAGCAGACCCAGGCCGACCTGATCAAGAATCTGCTCGACACTTGGCAGACCCTCGCCTATGCCGGGCCGGTGTTCATCTACACGGCGCAGGACGGCGTCGCCGGTGCCGATGGGTTCGGCATCTACAACGCCGACTGGACGCCGAAGCTGGCCGTCGCCGTTATCGAAGCGGCGATCAAGGAGTACGCCAGCAGTGCGGCCGGCGGCGTCGGCTCGACGGTCGGTGGCATAGTCTCCGGGGTCACGGCGATCGCCCAGTCACTGGCGAGCCTGCTGAAGTCGATCAGCCTTGCGATCCAAGGCGAGTTCCAGCAGCTCGGCAAGGCCATCAACGCCTGGGCCACGGCAGTCAGTGCGCACCTCAGCGGAACCCTGCCGACCACCACGCCATTGGCTGCGAAGGCAGCTGTCACTGCGACTGCTGCCACGGCGTCCGTTGCGACGACGGCCGCGGCCGCGGAATCCGGGACGACCGAATCCACGGAAACCGCATCGACGGCAACCAAGGTGAAGAAGCGCGCCAAGGGGACCGGCGCGGACGCCGCGTCGACGGCGTCCGACAGCACGGCGGCGTCGGATGCCGCGGCGGGCAAGACGTCGGATACCAAGGCGGAGGGCAAGGCCTCGGACACCGACGCGGACGGCAAGACGTCGGACACCACTGCGGCGGCGGACTCGTCCGGCAAGACGTCGGGCAAGCCCCGCAAGGATGACGGATCGACCTCGCACCCGAAGGGCACGGGCGGCAAGACCGCCAAGTCGGACCAGGCCGCCAAGTCGGACAAGTCAGACCAGGCCGCCAAGTCGGACAAGCCGGACAAGTCAGGCACCGCGGCGTCCGACGCGACCCCGCCCGTCGTCGAGAAGCGCTCGCACCGTCACAGTGACGCAAGTGCGAAGTCGTCGTCCGACAACTGA
- a CDS encoding cyclopropane mycolic acid synthase family methyltransferase, which produces MIQDSTGAKDMRPHFEDIQAHYDLSDDFFGLFQDNSRKYSCAYFTGPTVTMEQAQLANVDQHLERLDLKPGMTLLEIGCGWGLTMQRAMEKYDVNVIGLTLSKNQQAFCTELLSNTESDRSHRVLLQGWEEFHEPVDRIVSIEAFEHFGFERYDDFFKNCYEIMPADGRMTIQSSVSYHPFDMSARGKKVSFEMARFIKFMATDIFPGGRLPTTQMMIDHGEKAGFNVPEPLSLRNHYIKTLGVWAANLEHHKDEAIAISGQVNYDRYMKYLTGCQYYFLDECLDVSLVTYTKEEEAA; this is translated from the coding sequence ATGATTCAGGATTCGACTGGGGCCAAGGACATGCGGCCGCATTTCGAGGACATCCAGGCCCACTACGACCTGTCTGACGATTTCTTCGGGCTGTTCCAGGACAACTCCCGCAAGTACAGCTGCGCCTACTTCACCGGACCTACGGTCACGATGGAACAGGCGCAGCTCGCCAACGTCGACCAGCATCTCGAACGGCTGGACCTCAAGCCCGGCATGACGCTGCTGGAGATCGGCTGCGGTTGGGGCCTGACGATGCAGCGCGCCATGGAGAAGTACGACGTCAACGTCATCGGCCTGACGCTGAGCAAGAACCAGCAGGCGTTCTGCACGGAACTGCTGAGCAACACCGAGTCGGACCGTTCGCACCGGGTGCTGCTGCAGGGCTGGGAAGAGTTCCACGAGCCGGTGGACCGCATCGTGTCGATCGAGGCCTTCGAGCACTTCGGCTTCGAGCGCTATGACGACTTCTTCAAGAACTGCTACGAGATCATGCCCGCCGACGGCCGCATGACCATCCAGAGCAGTGTGAGCTACCACCCGTTCGACATGTCCGCCCGCGGCAAGAAGGTGTCGTTCGAGATGGCGCGGTTCATCAAGTTCATGGCCACAGACATTTTCCCGGGCGGTCGCCTGCCCACCACGCAGATGATGATCGATCATGGCGAAAAAGCCGGCTTCAATGTTCCGGAGCCGCTGTCGCTGCGTAACCACTACATCAAGACGCTCGGGGTCTGGGCGGCCAACCTCGAGCACCATAAGGACGAGGCGATCGCGATCTCCGGCCAGGTGAACTACGACCGCTACATGAAGTATCTGACCGGTTGCCAGTACTACTTCCTCGACGAGTGCCTCGACGTCAGCCTTGTCACCTACACCAAGGAAGAGGAAGCCGCGTAG
- a CDS encoding M15 family metallopeptidase, whose amino-acid sequence MFVRTLVALGALLSVGNFGPDLGAASAAPQPAPPPVSPQAAAAGLIDVRTVVPDAVIDLRYATQNNFVGVALYPADARCLIHESMAPGLATAARILRAHGEVLTFWDCYRPHDVQVRMFQAVPDPNWVAKPSQFARSHESGLSVDVTITGVDMGTDFDDFTPRATAYATAGVTPAQQANRARLRDAMVAGGLTVYPGEWWHFNGPGASEPRPILDVPVN is encoded by the coding sequence ATGTTCGTGCGAACACTCGTCGCCTTGGGCGCACTGTTGTCGGTCGGGAATTTCGGGCCGGACCTCGGCGCGGCCTCGGCAGCACCACAGCCCGCCCCGCCGCCGGTGTCACCGCAGGCCGCCGCGGCCGGACTGATCGACGTCCGGACCGTCGTCCCCGACGCGGTGATCGACCTGCGCTACGCCACCCAGAACAACTTCGTCGGCGTCGCGCTGTATCCGGCCGATGCCCGGTGCCTGATCCACGAGTCCATGGCGCCGGGGCTGGCCACCGCCGCCCGGATTCTGCGCGCGCACGGCGAGGTGCTGACGTTCTGGGACTGCTACCGCCCGCATGACGTGCAGGTGCGGATGTTCCAGGCCGTGCCGGACCCGAACTGGGTCGCCAAACCCAGCCAGTTCGCGCGCAGCCACGAGTCCGGCCTGTCGGTGGACGTGACGATCACCGGCGTCGACATGGGTACCGATTTCGACGATTTCACGCCGCGCGCGACGGCCTACGCGACCGCGGGAGTCACCCCAGCGCAGCAGGCCAACCGCGCGCGGCTGCGCGACGCCATGGTCGCCGGCGGGCTGACCGTCTACCCGGGGGAGTGGTGGCACTTCAACGGGCCGGGCGCATCGGAGCCGCGCCCGATCCTCGACGTGCCGGTGAACTGA
- a CDS encoding endonuclease/exonuclease/phosphatase family protein, translating into MAGLAVRWIPIVNRTLLALAAGAPYALIGAPVAAVLFGVAGNWPLTAVAVATTVAAVVVQLPLFRRAQAPSGTALRFLSANLRYGRADAEAVVRYAEEGADVVALQELTPAALARLEAAGLDRLFPHRALREMDEPGGVGLWSRHPISDVRIDDGFWLGMLAADVHLPEAPAPTRVLTVHLSAPWPDPLQGWRDDLARLAGTLLTAARASTGPVLLAGDLNATPDMREFRRLLRQGYQDAGAQAGAGVVRTHPSDIVAPPVFAVDHILTRGYVATSLRTLQVPGSDHRALLAQLVAG; encoded by the coding sequence GTGGCCGGACTCGCGGTGCGGTGGATTCCGATCGTCAACCGGACGTTGTTGGCGCTGGCCGCCGGCGCCCCCTATGCGCTCATCGGCGCCCCGGTTGCCGCCGTCCTGTTCGGTGTCGCGGGGAACTGGCCGCTGACAGCGGTCGCGGTTGCGACCACCGTCGCCGCGGTCGTCGTACAACTGCCCCTGTTCCGACGCGCGCAGGCGCCGTCGGGGACGGCGCTGCGGTTCCTGTCCGCCAATCTGCGCTACGGACGGGCCGACGCCGAAGCCGTCGTCCGGTACGCCGAGGAGGGCGCGGATGTCGTTGCGCTGCAAGAACTCACGCCCGCCGCGTTGGCCCGGCTGGAGGCCGCGGGGCTGGACCGGCTGTTCCCGCACCGGGCGCTGCGCGAGATGGACGAGCCCGGTGGCGTCGGTCTGTGGAGCCGCCACCCGATCAGTGACGTCCGCATCGACGACGGATTCTGGCTGGGAATGCTGGCCGCCGACGTCCACCTGCCCGAGGCGCCGGCCCCCACCCGGGTGCTGACCGTCCACCTGTCCGCGCCCTGGCCCGACCCGCTACAGGGCTGGCGCGACGACCTCGCGCGACTGGCCGGCACGTTGCTGACGGCGGCCCGGGCAAGCACCGGCCCGGTGCTGCTGGCCGGCGACCTCAACGCGACGCCGGACATGCGCGAGTTCCGCCGGCTGCTGCGGCAGGGCTATCAGGACGCCGGCGCGCAGGCCGGTGCCGGCGTGGTGCGCACGCATCCGTCCGACATCGTCGCGCCACCGGTTTTCGCCGTCGACCACATCCTGACGCGCGGGTACGTGGCCACCTCGCTGCGGACGCTGCAGGTGCCCGGTTCCGACCACCGGGCCCTACTGGCGCAGTTGGTCGCCGGCTGA